In bacterium, the genomic stretch AGTTGGTTTCGCGTTCCGGCGTTGGCTGCGAGCCTCGAGCGTATCGCGGCCCATGGCGCCAAGGGGTTCTATGCCTCTCCGATCGCGGACGCCATCGTTGCCACCTCTGACGAGATGGGTGGCTGCTTCGCGCATTCCGACCTGGAGGAGCACAGGAGCACCTGGGTCGATCCCATCGAGACGACCTACCGCGGCGTGCGGGTCGCCGAGTTGCCACCGAACGGACAAGGCCTTGCCGCACTGATTGGCCTGAACATCCTCGAAGAGCTTCCTCCGCCGCCCGACTGCGACGCCGACCCTCGAGACTCAGCTCTTGAATGGCACCAGCGCATCGAGGCCATCAAGCTGGCCTTCGCGGACCGCGACGCCTACGTGGCGGATCCGGAGCATGCGCAGGTGCCCGTCGAGGCACTCCTCGAGCGCGACTACGCGCGCCGGCGAGCGGCGCTCGTACGCGAACACGCCCTCGAAGCCCCCGCGCCCGGCCTCTCGGGAGATACCGTCTACCTGTGCACGTCGGACGCAGACGGGAACCTCGTCTCGTTCATCCAGAGCCTGTTCACGGGTTTCGGTAGTGGTGTCGGCTGCGGCGATACCGGTGTCGTGCTCCAGAGTCGGGGCGCCGGATTCCGTTTCGACCCGACCCACCCGAACGTGCTCGCCCCCGGCAAACGCCCTTTCCACACGATCATCCCGGGCATGCTGCTACGTGGCGAAGAACCCTGGATGGCCTTCGGCGTGATGGGCGGACACGTCCAGCCCCAAGGTCATCTCTGCTTCGTCTCGAACGTCGTCGATCACGGCCTCAACCCCCAGGAGGCCCTCGATCGACCCCGATTCCGTTTCGAACACGGCCGAAGCGTAAGGATCGAGCAGCCGGAAAGACCCGTCAGGGAAGGCACGACGTTAGGCGAAGCGCTTGCCGCCCGTGGCCACGACGTGCAGGACCCCGGCGGCTGGATGGCGGATACCTTCGGCGGCGGCCAGGCCATCCAGCGTCTTCCGGACGGGCTGTGGGCTGGTGGAAGCGACCGTCGCAAGGACGGGTGCGCCAGCGGCCCCGACGCCTAGCGCCCACCTCGACGGAGTGCGAAGGCCAATGCAGCCAGCGCTCCGAAGGCGAATGCTCCCGGCTCCGGCACTCCCCCGACGGTTTCCGAACCGTTCGGAGTACTCGTACCCTGGATGTGCAATGCGATCTGAGCTTCGATGCCCGAGCTCGTGAAGCTGCTCAACAACAGGTCGTCCACGGAGAGTGCTTCATTCGCCGAGAGTGTGAACGTCGCCACTTTGAGAACTCCGTTGCCGGGGGGGCCACCGCCATTGCCGAAGCTCACACCATGAGTGAAGGAGCTACCGGCCCCTCCTGCGACGGACGGGCCGATCAGCGCGGTGTAGGCGCTGTTCGGAGCGTTGTCCGTCGTGATCGACAGGCCCGTGAAGCTGCCCACCAGATTGAAGTACAGCTCGTGGAGGTCGGCACCGGCACCGAGGAGGCCGCCGAGGGTGATCGTGAATTCGAGATCACCGGAATTCGCGACCACATCGACCGTTGCATAGGAAGCGGCCGGCAGATCGCCATCGAACTCTTGCGTGAGGGGGATGGTGAGCGCGGATGCCGAGGCGGCCGAGAACAGCAGCGCTGCGACCAAGAAGATGAACAAAGCCGCACCCGTCCGGCGCGATCGTCGAAGAACCAACTGCATGTGCCAACCACTCCCGCATGAGTCCTATGGGTAAGTGGCCCCACAGTGCGGTTCGTGGCAAGAAAGCGAACCCCGCGGGGAATCAGGCTATCTCGCAGCTCTTGCTCCGGTGCTTGGCATAGATTTCGCGCACCCATGCGGTAGTCGGATGGTCGGCCCAGCGGGCAAGCCATGCATCAACGGCTGGGGGGGCCTGCTCCGGATGCATCGGCCCACCGTCCGGGTGGACACCCGGCGAAGCCAGCGCCGCAGCCGTGAGATCCGCGATGCTGAAGGCATCCCCAACCAGATAGCCAGACGGGCCGATCTCCTTCTGCAGACGATCCATCACGTCGCGGGTCACCTGGATGGATTCCTCGACCTTCTCGGGTGTGATCTCCATCTGTTTTCGCATCACCACCGCGATGCCCGGCAGCATGGCGCGATAGGCAATCTGTACCGCCCGGCTGCGATCGCATGTGAACTGCTTGGCGAAGTAGTCCCTCTCCGGAAGCAGAAGCCCGAAACGGGCCCGGCGGATGGCGGGACCGAAATCGGCATCGAGCCAGGCTTGAAGTTCGAGGGCCCGAGCTCGTTGGGTCGGATCCTCCGGGTAGAGCCGCGGCTCGGGCTGCAGGTCCTCCAGGTAGGCAACGATGTGATTCGAGCCGGCGACCACCTTCTTCCCGTGGCGCAACACCGGCACCTGGTCTTGTCCGGAAAGGCGCTGCATCGCGAGTTTGTGAGGCCCGGGAAGCTGGGCGTTCCGGCGATGGGCGATGCCCTTCCAATCCAGCGCCCAACGAGCTTTCTCGTTGAAGTGGGAGATGGGAAAGTGATAGAGCTCGAAATCCAATTGCATGTCATTCATCATGCCATCCATTCGACCTGGGCGTCAACCTTCTCCGAGCTCCTCCGCCACCTGACTGCGGCAGGCGGCAAGGAGAGCCCGCGCCAGCTTCGGATCGTCGAGAGCACGCCCCACAACGATGCCGCCCACGCAGAGTGCCAGGGCCCGAAGTGCCTGCTCTTCGCTTCCGGGCTCCAGGCCGCGCTGGAATTCACACACCCAATCCTTCACGTGGGCCGTGTAGGCGCGGCGTGATCCACGATCCGCTCGCGCGGCGTCCACCGAGAGCGAGGCCAGATTGCAGCCTTTGCCCACCGTGTCGCGATTCTCGTAGGCGAGGTAGCCCGTCACGATTTCCATCGCCTGCTCGTTCAACGCCTCCGAATCCGGCCCAGGCCGATTGCGAAGCTTGGCGATGAAATCGTTCTCACCGCCCGCCAGGACCTGTGCGAAGAGATCGCCCTTCGAGCGGAAGTATCCGTAGAAGCCACCACGCGTGAGCCCCGCCGCATCCATGATCGTGTCGATGCCGACCCCGGCATAGCCTTTGCGCTTGAAGAGCCGCCCGGCCTTTCGGATGATCTTCTGCCGGGTGCGTTGCTTGTGCTCGGGCGGGTAGCGCATGACGATCTCCTCGGACGCGATCCTTGCACATCCCATGTCGATCGACATGCCAAGTCCGACTCGCTCGGTAAGAACCCAGCGCGCTATTCTGCGCCGGATGCCCGAGCCCGCCCTCATCTTGCTGCGCCTCTCCGGCGAACTTTCGACGAAGGCCAAGGCCACGCGCCGCCAATTCGTCACCCGCCTGCTGCGCAACCTCCGCGATGCCCTCGATGAGACCGGCCATGGCTACCACGTCGAGCGGCGATACGAGCGAATCCTCGTCGAGTTGAAAGATGCCTCTGATCTGCCGCGGCTTGAACGACTCTTCGGCCTGCAATCCCTGGCTCCTGCGGAACGCCACGAGGTGCACACCCTCGACGAGATCGTCGAGCACGGCGAACGGCTCTTTGGCGAAGCCGTGGAGGGACGACGATTCGCCGTACGTGCACGCACCGTCGGAACGGACGCGGTACCGGGTGTACGTGGTCACGACGTCGAGATGGCGCTGGGTGCGCGGCTCTTGCCGCGAGCCGCGAGGGTCGATCTGAGCGCTCCGGAGGTGACCGCTCGCATCGAGCTCTACGGGAACGCCGCCTATTTCTTCCGGGAGAACCTGCCCTGCCCCGGTGGCCTCCCGCTCGGCACGGGCGATCGCGCGATTTCGTTGGTCTCCGGCGGCTTCGATTCCGCCGTCGCCTCCTGGCAGATGCTTCGGCGCGGCGTGAATCTCGACTACGTCTTCTGCAACCTCGGCGGCTTCAGCCACCAGCTCGGAACCTTGCGTGTGATGCAGGTGCTGGCCCAGAACTGGTCCTTCGGCACCCGACCCAGGCTTCACGCCATCGATTTCAGCGCGGTCACGCAAGAACTCCAGCGGGTCGCCGAGCCGCGCTACTGGCAGGTGATCCTGAAACGATTGATGCTGCGCGCCGCGGACGCAGTGGCCGAGCAGGCCGGTGCCCATGCCATCATCACGGGTGAAGCCGTCGGCCAGGTCTCCTCCCAGACCCTCGTCAACCTGCGTACGATCAGCGAGGCCACCGATTTTCCGATCCTGCGGCCGCTGATCGGCAGCAACAAGGACGAGATCATCCGGCGGGCGGAACAGATCGGCACGGCGGAACTCTCGGCGGTGGTCGGCGAGTACTGCGCGCTTGTCCCGAGGCGGCCTGCGACGGCGGCGAAGCTCGATGTCATCCTGGAGCAAGAGAAGGAAATGGACACTGCCGTCCTCGAGCGCGCCATCGAGGAACGCGAAATCCTCGCGCTTCGCAGCCTCGATCCCGAGGCCTGCGGGATGCCCGAGATCGAGACCGACCGGGTTCCCGAGGGCGCTTGCGTGGTGGATCTGCGTGTCCGCCACGAATACGAGAGCTGGCACTATCCGGGTGCCCTTCAGCTCGACTTCTCACGGGCCCTCGACGCATACGCTTCCTTCGCCAAGGACCAACCGTACGTTCTGTATTGCGAGTACGGCCTGAAGAGCGCGCATCTGGCCGAAATGATGCGCTCCGCCGGCCACCGGGCGCTGCATTTTCGCGGCGGCACCCGCGCGCTGCGGCGTTGGGCCGAAGAGAAGGGAATCCGGGAAGCGCCGTGAACGACTTCACCCAACGATTGGGAATGCATACCGTGCGCGCCGTCGACGGCGAGTGCCACATCGAGATGGTCGTCGATGAGTTCCACATGAGCACGGCGGAACGAGTCCACGGCGGTGTCTTCTTCACCCTGCTCGACACGGCCATGGGCCGCGCGGTGATCTCCCATCTTCCCGAGGGACGGGGCTGCGCAACGATCGAGGCGAAGATCAACTTCTTCCGTCCCGTACAGAAGGGAAGCCTTCGCGCCGAAGCCCGCTGTGTCTACGTCTCCCGCCGCACGGCTTACGCCGAAGCAAGCCTGATCGACGGAGAAGATCGCGTCGTCGCCAAATCGACCGGGACCTTCATGCTCACCGATACGCTGCAGCAATCCGAGCGAGAACGGGTCTAGCGTCGGGCCCTGGTACGTCGCTGACCGTGGCGGGGGCCGCTTCGCTTCTCGTGGTGGATCGCGGGGCGGGGGGCGGCCATCGCGGAATGGCTCGGCTGGGGATCGGGGGGCCGCTTTCGACTTGGCCGCGGGTTCGCTTACGCGGCTTTGCCGCTAGCGAACTTGCGCACGCTCACGCGACGAGATGCCTGCGCTTTATTTCCGCGCTGACCGCCCCCCGCCCCGCGATCTTGCGTGGGAGGTGACACGATACCGCGTCGCTAACAGGGAATTTTGGGTGGAGGCGTTAGGGCGCTTCAGCCGAAGGAGGGGCCACGCGTTGGCTTCACCGTTTCAGCAAGGAACCGGGCTCTTGCTCTGCCCGTGCCTCCTGGGTTCGGCGACCTTCCTCATGAGAACCGCTTCGCCGGGGTTGGGCACAGGTCGGGCGGAAATCAAGCGCAGGCATAGGCGCGGCCAAGCGTGCGCGTAGGTTGCCCGCGGCGAAAGCCGCGAAGGGCAACACCCCGTCCACCTCCCTACGCGGCCACCCGACCCCCGGCCGAGCCATTCCGCCCGACCTGTGCCCAGCCCCGGCGGCTCCGCGCTACGCACGAAAAGCGAAGCGGCTCAAGGCTCCGAAGACGCTTGTGTGCTCGCTTCTGCGCTTACTTCTCGGCCTGCTACGCGCAGGCGGACGCGGCAGGCGATCTCCAGGGAGGGGACCTGCTCGCCGCGGCGCCAGAGACCGCGGGTCTGGAACTCCGCGTCGAGTTCTGCTTTTTCGATTGCCTTGCTGATGCCGGTGGCCTTCTCGATTTCCCGGCGTAGTTCCTCGCCGATGAAGAGCGAGGGCAGCGGATCGCCGTCGCACCATGCCTCGCCCGTTCGAAGATCCAGGCGAAGGGAGCCCTCGCCGATCGCGAGCAACGCCTCGTAATCGTCGCGCAGCTTCCAGCCGAGGAAGATCCGACACAGGTCTTGCGCCAGAACCTGGCTCGCTTCGGGGGTCACGAGCGGAGCGTAGCCGGAATTCAGTCGAGGGCCGACGACGCGGCGCGCAGCCCTTCGAGAATTCCGGCGCGCTCCTCCGTGGACCGGGAGG encodes the following:
- a CDS encoding gamma-glutamyltransferase family protein, whose product is MVCTSVPAATAAGTTTLRRGGNAIDAAIAAAAALCVVEPQSTGIGGDAFALLWSAEEQRLLGLNGSGRAPRAATLELYRSLGHHNVPGLGILAATVPGAVHAWETLHERLGRLAFADVLEPAIRLARDGFPVSELVGHYWFALTRMGVFQNDAARACWAPGGEAPRPGSWFRVPALAASLERIAAHGAKGFYASPIADAIVATSDEMGGCFAHSDLEEHRSTWVDPIETTYRGVRVAELPPNGQGLAALIGLNILEELPPPPDCDADPRDSALEWHQRIEAIKLAFADRDAYVADPEHAQVPVEALLERDYARRRAALVREHALEAPAPGLSGDTVYLCTSDADGNLVSFIQSLFTGFGSGVGCGDTGVVLQSRGAGFRFDPTHPNVLAPGKRPFHTIIPGMLLRGEEPWMAFGVMGGHVQPQGHLCFVSNVVDHGLNPQEALDRPRFRFEHGRSVRIEQPERPVREGTTLGEALAARGHDVQDPGGWMADTFGGGQAIQRLPDGLWAGGSDRRKDGCASGPDA
- a CDS encoding glutathione S-transferase family protein — encoded protein: MMNDMQLDFELYHFPISHFNEKARWALDWKGIAHRRNAQLPGPHKLAMQRLSGQDQVPVLRHGKKVVAGSNHIVAYLEDLQPEPRLYPEDPTQRARALELQAWLDADFGPAIRRARFGLLLPERDYFAKQFTCDRSRAVQIAYRAMLPGIAVVMRKQMEITPEKVEESIQVTRDVMDRLQKEIGPSGYLVGDAFSIADLTAAALASPGVHPDGGPMHPEQAPPAVDAWLARWADHPTTAWVREIYAKHRSKSCEIA
- a CDS encoding TetR/AcrR family transcriptional regulator — its product is MRYPPEHKQRTRQKIIRKAGRLFKRKGYAGVGIDTIMDAAGLTRGGFYGYFRSKGDLFAQVLAGGENDFIAKLRNRPGPDSEALNEQAMEIVTGYLAYENRDTVGKGCNLASLSVDAARADRGSRRAYTAHVKDWVCEFQRGLEPGSEEQALRALALCVGGIVVGRALDDPKLARALLAACRSQVAEELGEG
- the thiI gene encoding tRNA 4-thiouridine(8) synthase ThiI codes for the protein MPEPALILLRLSGELSTKAKATRRQFVTRLLRNLRDALDETGHGYHVERRYERILVELKDASDLPRLERLFGLQSLAPAERHEVHTLDEIVEHGERLFGEAVEGRRFAVRARTVGTDAVPGVRGHDVEMALGARLLPRAARVDLSAPEVTARIELYGNAAYFFRENLPCPGGLPLGTGDRAISLVSGGFDSAVASWQMLRRGVNLDYVFCNLGGFSHQLGTLRVMQVLAQNWSFGTRPRLHAIDFSAVTQELQRVAEPRYWQVILKRLMLRAADAVAEQAGAHAIITGEAVGQVSSQTLVNLRTISEATDFPILRPLIGSNKDEIIRRAEQIGTAELSAVVGEYCALVPRRPATAAKLDVILEQEKEMDTAVLERAIEEREILALRSLDPEACGMPEIETDRVPEGACVVDLRVRHEYESWHYPGALQLDFSRALDAYASFAKDQPYVLYCEYGLKSAHLAEMMRSAGHRALHFRGGTRALRRWAEEKGIREAP
- a CDS encoding PaaI family thioesterase gives rise to the protein MNDFTQRLGMHTVRAVDGECHIEMVVDEFHMSTAERVHGGVFFTLLDTAMGRAVISHLPEGRGCATIEAKINFFRPVQKGSLRAEARCVYVSRRTAYAEASLIDGEDRVVAKSTGTFMLTDTLQQSERERV